Proteins encoded by one window of Hippoglossus hippoglossus isolate fHipHip1 chromosome 15, fHipHip1.pri, whole genome shotgun sequence:
- the LOC117775427 gene encoding zinc finger protein 585A-like, giving the protein MVDLITFKTQVKIIVNNLTQTLMAQIFTTAEKTTLNIQSPKAQEKLGTLVDALCVEAVEKILQIVEAAVEQQEETPGDRSDCPQSDVMKTQIHEGDNVGGEQTYILVYGSAAVDSKCLLVSLQGGADAGGEVTTRTHSSPADFPDHEYAQASSPPPGTPAAEEVPAAHSRKQRHSRRKKDTDTATAQSSEIHHECSQCGMLFPNSERLSDHHRKSHPVCSVCREQFTGILKLREHERTEHGLLPYTCDFCPKRFNHKAHRNLHVKARHTGEKSCHCDVCGKGYSCVSVLKTHKMTHFDKTFICDICGKSFYHACHLTRHKLVHQDARPYQCSTCGKGFTQAANLRSHQAIHTGERQLCSICGKSYRCLKNHVISKHSHELPADELLARDTIITCEVCGKKFPNLSQFKVHQRNHTGEKPFHCDLCGKSYRLKERLRDHRYTHSGKKPYSCLLCSKTFNMASSYAAPQHPQWRDAAQLPHLRQTLPPPHLPQGSSADQSSPETHSAEACSSDQHVT; this is encoded by the exons ATGGTTGATTTAATCACTTTTAAAACCCAGGTGAAGATCATCGTTAATAACTTGACTCAGACGCTAATGGCGCAGATTTTTACTACGGCGGAAAAAACGACGTTAAATATACAAAGTCCCAAAGCTCAG GAGAAACTGGGAACTCTGGTTGACGCTCTGTGTGTTGAAGCTGTGGAGAAAATCTTGCAGATTGTTGAGGCGGCTGttgagcagcaggaggagactcCAGGAGACCGGAGTGATTGTCCTCAGTCTGATGTGATGAAGACGCAGATACATGAAG GTGACAACGTTGGTGGTGAACAAACCTACATCCTGGTTTACGGG AGCGCTGCTGTCGACTCCAAGTGTCTGCTGGTCTCCCTGCAGGGCGGCGCCGATGCTGGTG GTGAAGTGACGACTCGCACTCACTCCTCCCCCGCTGATTTCCCCGACCACGAGTACGCTCAGGCGTCCTCTCCTCCGCCCGGCAcccctgcagcagaggaggtgcCTGCAGCACACAGCAGGAAGCAGCGCCACAGTCGTAGgaagaaagacacagacacagcgaCCGCACAATCATCAGAGATTCACCACGAGTGCTCACAGTGCGGGATGTTGTTTCCAAACTCAGAGCGACTCTCCGACCACCACAGGAAGTCTCACCCCGTGTGTTCAGTGTGCAGGGAGCAGTTCACTGGCATCCTGAAGTTACGTGAACACGAGCGCACAGAGCACGGGCTGCTGCCGTACACCTGCGACTTCTGTCCGAAGAGATTCAACCACAAAGCTCATCGCAACCTGCATGTGAAGGCGCGACACACGGGAGAGAAAAGCTGCCACTGCGACGTCTGCGGGAAGGGTTACTCCTGCGTCAGCGTGCTGAAGACGCACAAGATGACGCACTTCGACAAGACCTTTATCTGCGACATCTGCGGGAAGAGCTTCTATCACGCCTGCCACCTGACGCGCCACAAACTGGTGCACCAGGATGCGCGGCCGTATCAGTGCTCCACCTGCGGGAAGGGCTTCACCCAGGCCGCCAACCTGCGCAGCCACCAAGCGATCCACACAGGAGAGCGGCAGCTCTGCTCCATTTGCGGGAAGAGCTACCGCTGCCTGAAGAACCACGTCATCAGCAAACACTCGCATGAGCTGCCCGCCGACGAGCTGCTGGCCAGAGACACCATTATCACATGTGAGGTCTGCGGCAAGAAGTTCCCCAACCTCTCGCAGTTCAAAGTTCACCAGAGGAACCACACGGGGGAGAAACCGTTCCACTGTGACCTGTGTGGGAAGAGTTACCGTCTGAAGGAGCGGCTGAGGGaccacaggtacacacacagcGGCAAAAAGCCGTACAGCTGCTTGCTCTGCTCAAAGACCTTCAATATGGCGTCTAGCTATGCGGCACCGCAGCATCCACAGTGGAGAGACGCCGCACAGCTGCCACACCTGCGGCAAACACTTCCgcctcctcaccttcctcaaGGCTCATCTGCAGACCAAAGCTCACCTGAGACGCACTCAGCAGAGGCCTGCTCCTCTGACCAGCATGTTACATga
- the LOC117775434 gene encoding LOW QUALITY PROTEIN: acetyl-coenzyme A synthetase 2-like, mitochondrial (The sequence of the model RefSeq protein was modified relative to this genomic sequence to represent the inferred CDS: inserted 1 base in 1 codon), whose protein sequence is MAAHTRGARFFRSLLSRCRTPGPPGPAPSWTPVLRLSSRPPVPAAGTWSSGLSRLSHPDLYRLSVTDPDQFWGAAADRLRWMEPFHRVQDCDLSRGRIRWFLGGRINVSVNCLDVHVEKHPDRVALIWERDEPGTEVKVTYRELLETTCRLANTLKSHGIQKGDRVAIYMPISPMAVAAMLACARIGAVHTVVFAGFSSEALAGRIQDAECRAVVTCNQGVRGGRLIELKSTVDAAVKMCPSCQHVFVSQRTQQPAVMGELDVPWRRSCVLQVMSHQSSVCPAEPLDSEDIFVLLYTSGSTGKPKGIVHTQAGYLLYTSLTHQYVFDHRDGDVFGCVADIGWITGHSYVIYGPLCNGATTVLFESTPVYPNPGRYWEMVQRLRITQFYGAPTALRLLLKHNDSWVKKYDRSSLRTLGSVGEPINHEAWLWFHXVVGDGRCPLVDTWWQTETGGICIAPRPAEEGAPIVPAMAMRPFFGIEPVLMGEKGEAVCGPSVSGALCIRQPWPGMCRGIYGNHQRFVETYLKPFPGCYFTGDGAFRSDDGYYQITGRMDDVINVSGHRLGTAEIEDALDEHPSVPETAVIGIPHVIKGEVPFVFIVLKDEVCDDPLIVVQQLRDVVVTKIAKYAVPEHFLVVKRLPKTRSGKIMRRILRKVAMETTDDLGDVSTLDDPSVVKEIIEAYELYRKQRNQEEEKKKE, encoded by the exons ATGGCCGCTCACACCAGAGGGGCCCGGTTCTTCAGGAGCCTGCTGAGCCGCTGCAGGACCCCGGGACCCCCGGGACCCGCTCCGTCCTGGACCCCGGTCCTGCGCCTGTCCTCCCGGCCTCCTGTGCCGGCAGCGGGCACCTGGAGCTCCGGGCTGTCCCGCCTGTCTCACCCGGACCTGTACCGGCTCTCGGTCACGGACCCGGATCAGTTCTGGGGAGCCGCGGCCGACAGACTCCGCTGGATGGAGCCGTTCCACCGGGTCCAGGACTGCGACCTGAGCCGCGGGAGGATCCGCTGGTTCCTTGGAGGGAGGATCAACGTGTCCG TGAACTGTCTGGACGTCCATGTTGAGAAACATCCAGACCGAGTGGCTCTGATCTGGGAGCGAGACGAACCCGGCACAGAGGTGAAGGTCACATACAG GGAGCTGCTGGAGACCACCTGCCGCCTCGCCAACACGCTGAAGAGCCATGGGATCCAGAAGGGTGACAGGGTGGCCATCTACATGCCAATTTCCCCGATGGCCGTGGCGGCCATGTTGGCGTGTGCTCGTATTGGAGCGGTACACACGGTGGTGTTCGCTGGTTTCAGCTCAGAGGCTCTGGCAGGGAGGATCCAGGACG ctgAGTGCAGAGCAGTTGTCACCTGTAATCAAGGTGTGAGGGGGGGTCGGCTCATTGAACTGAAGTCCACGGTGGACGCTGCAGTGAAGATGTGTCCGTCCTGTCAACACGTGTTTGTCTCTCAGAGGACACAACAGCCTGCAGTGATGGGAGAGCTGGACGTCCCCTGGAGAAG GTCATGTGTTTTACAGGTCATGTCCCATCagtcctctgtctgtcctgcgGAGCCTCTGGACTCTGAAGACATTTTTGTTCTTCTCTACACATCAGGTAGTACCGGAAAACCTAAAGGCATCGTCCACACACAGGCTGGATACCTGCTGTACACCTCCCTGACTCACCAG TACGTGTTTGATCACCGGGACGGAGACGTGTTTGGCTGCGTGGCAGATATCGGCTGGATCACGGGTCACAGTTATGTCATCTACGGTCCTCTGTGCAACGGCGCCACCACAGTCCTGTTTGAGAGCACACCTGTTTACCCAAACCCAG GTCGATACTGGGAGATGGTCCAGCGTCTCCGGATCACTCAGTTCTACGGAGCGCCCACTGCTCTGCGTCTGCTGCTGAAGCACAACGACAGCTGGGTGAAGAAGTACGACCGCTCGTCACTGAGGACGCTGGGatcag tgGGAGAGCCTATCAACCATGAGGCCTGGTTGTGGTTCC ATGTGGTTGGAGATGGACggtgccctctagtggacacCTGGTGGCAGACAG agacCGGAGGAATCTGTATCGCTCCTCGTCCTGCAGAGGAAGGAGCGCCGATCGTTCCAGCGATGGCCATGAGGCCGTTCTTCGGCATCGAGCCGGTTCTCATGGGAGAGAAG ggtgAAGCAGTGTGCGGACCCTCAGTCTCTGGAGCGTTGTGTATCCGTCAGCCTTGGCCTGGAATGTGTCGTGGTATCTATGGAAACCACCAGAGATTTGTCGAAACTTACTTGAAACCGTTTCCTG GTTGTTACTTCACCGGTGACGGGGCGTTCCGCTCTGACGACGGTTACTACCAGATAACTGGTCGGATGGATGATGTCATCAACGTCAGCGGTCATCGCCTCGGGACAGCGGAGATAGAAGACGCTCTG GATGAACATCCATCTGTTCCAGAAACGGCTGTGATTGGAATCCCACACGTCATCAAaggagaag ttcCCTTTGTGTTCATTGTGTTGAAGGATGAGGTTTGTGACGACCCCCTCATCGTGGTTCAGCAGCTCAGAGACGTTGTTGTCACTAAAATCGCGAAGTACGCCGTCCCTGAGCACTTCCTG GTAGTGAAGCGTTTACCAAAGACTCGCTCTGGGAAGATCATGAGGCGCATCCTGAGGAAGGTCGCCATGGAGACCACCGATGACCTTGGCGACGTGTCGACGCTGGACGACCCATCTGTCGTCAAGGAGATCATCGAGGCCTATGAGCTgtacaggaagcagaggaaccaggaagaagaaaagaagaaagagtga